In the genome of Leptolyngbya sp. CCY15150, one region contains:
- a CDS encoding HAMP domain-containing protein, whose translation MPNVKLQTLILLGVTPLLAMISTVIAVSHYFDIRQLIMRGFDQKLFAVSTVTASFVDPDVHASIYRPIDIRNLAYDSRDRRLYGLDASGHLYEINLTTGEALPVQSSSLYNLTDITYHSDEDLLYGVNGAGQQLITIDPHHGDTRSLPLSTAVSGIAYDEDADILYGSHRSLSTIDPTTGTVTPTGTLPTFVRSLSINSGILYGTTIQDQPLIAIDPATVTPLPLPFMDELMAKTQQPILGIDLTPDRQLLIAGSQQLFKVNVNTQVIQTDFASGYRSEATPDYQGYVQPMRRINNRLNLTYVYTQIVSGDRTITYVLDATEGEEHTPIGWVENLTEEEFSGVERVASTGRVYLSDIKPWEEWGLLKVAYAPILNETGQVVAMAGADVNISIITQKTRAALLRVMSVGIVSLLVGIVASVYISRRLTQPIESVKAMALKIAAGHYGQQMIISQPQEIADLVQSFNHMSVALQDNLATLQDTNESLETVRRQQELIEMLGQMQPAPPERHHPPVIQLYTPDPLHYAAGWVSEGDRILVWLPHPQTNLIDPKLDSPSPLMPHDDTEMVTYIQRQQSRLLAARQYKELERMTSRLLQHYVDWHSIRTTLDPLFPLDVTSFIFYDATTHSLRAIARHSSPFILLSLHQPYQIGNFLDTPELQLEPHQVIVVLSGATQIDQNTSNALNDLLNIPELNDLLQMLDEVLTAASHHPTRSTPIFVATVP comes from the coding sequence ATGCCAAACGTTAAGCTTCAGACCCTAATTCTGCTCGGCGTTACGCCGCTGCTGGCGATGATTTCCACCGTGATCGCCGTCAGCCACTACTTCGATATTCGCCAGTTAATTATGCGCGGCTTCGACCAAAAGCTATTTGCCGTGAGTACGGTGACAGCCTCCTTCGTCGATCCCGACGTCCATGCCTCGATCTACCGTCCCATAGATATTCGCAACCTCGCCTACGATAGTCGCGATCGCCGCCTCTATGGTCTTGATGCCAGCGGCCACCTGTATGAGATTAATCTGACCACGGGGGAAGCCCTGCCCGTGCAATCCAGCAGCCTCTACAACCTCACCGACATCACCTACCATAGCGACGAGGATCTGCTCTACGGCGTGAATGGAGCTGGTCAACAATTAATCACGATTGATCCTCACCATGGCGATACGCGATCGCTGCCGCTCAGTACCGCCGTATCCGGCATTGCCTACGATGAAGACGCTGATATTCTATACGGCAGTCATCGATCCCTATCGACGATTGATCCCACCACGGGCACCGTCACCCCAACCGGCACCCTGCCGACCTTTGTGCGATCCCTGAGCATCAACAGCGGTATTCTCTACGGCACCACCATCCAAGATCAGCCCCTGATCGCCATCGATCCAGCCACCGTCACCCCCCTACCCCTGCCCTTCATGGACGAGCTGATGGCCAAGACCCAGCAGCCGATCTTGGGGATTGACCTCACACCGGATCGTCAGTTGCTCATCGCTGGCAGCCAGCAACTCTTTAAAGTTAACGTAAACACTCAGGTTATTCAGACAGACTTTGCCAGCGGCTATCGCAGCGAAGCAACGCCTGACTACCAAGGCTACGTACAGCCCATGCGGCGGATTAATAATCGCCTAAATCTTACCTATGTTTATACCCAAATTGTCAGTGGCGATCGCACCATTACCTACGTTCTAGATGCCACCGAAGGCGAAGAACATACGCCTATTGGTTGGGTTGAAAACCTGACCGAGGAAGAATTTAGCGGTGTCGAAAGAGTAGCCTCGACAGGACGCGTTTACTTATCTGATATTAAACCCTGGGAAGAATGGGGATTGCTCAAAGTCGCCTATGCTCCAATTTTGAACGAGACTGGGCAGGTTGTAGCCATGGCCGGAGCAGATGTCAATATTTCCATCATCACTCAGAAAACCCGCGCTGCCCTCCTGCGAGTCATGAGCGTCGGGATTGTATCGTTACTGGTTGGCATCGTCGCCTCTGTTTATATTTCACGACGGTTGACCCAGCCCATCGAATCGGTGAAAGCTATGGCCTTAAAAATTGCCGCCGGTCACTATGGACAGCAGATGATTATTTCCCAACCCCAAGAAATTGCCGACCTCGTCCAGTCCTTCAATCATATGAGCGTAGCGCTACAGGATAACTTAGCTACCCTACAGGATACCAATGAAAGCCTAGAAACCGTTAGACGCCAGCAGGAATTGATTGAAATGCTGGGGCAAATGCAGCCAGCACCGCCAGAGCGTCACCATCCGCCGGTCATCCAGCTCTATACACCCGATCCGCTTCATTATGCAGCCGGCTGGGTGTCTGAGGGCGATCGCATCTTGGTATGGTTGCCCCATCCCCAAACTAACTTAATAGACCCCAAACTAGATAGCCCCTCGCCCCTCATGCCCCACGATGATACCGAGATGGTTACCTACATTCAACGTCAGCAGTCGCGCTTATTAGCAGCCCGTCAATACAAAGAACTGGAGCGTATGACATCTCGCCTACTCCAACATTATGTGGACTGGCATTCGATTCGAACAACCCTAGACCCCCTGTTCCCGCTTGATGTCACGAGCTTTATCTTTTACGACGCAACTACCCACAGCCTGCGGGCGATCGCCCGTCATTCTAGCCCCTTCATCCTCCTGAGCCTCCACCAACCTTACCAAATCGGCAACTTCTTGGACACGCCCGAACTTCAGTTAGAACCCCATCAAGTGATCGTGGTGCTTTCCGGAGCCACCCAGATAGACCAGAATACTTCCAATGCTCTCAATGATCTCTTGAATATCCCTGAACTAAATGACCTGTTACAGATGTTAGACGAGGTGCTCACCGCAGCAAGTCATCATCCAACGCGCAGCACTCCCATTTTCGTTGCCACAGTGCCTTAA
- a CDS encoding cyclic nucleotide-binding domain-containing protein — MAIQSFLQRALKIRDRELGKVIRFTLLGAMLQAGLAIGISSADALFIVEVGSVKLPIVYLLLPVVMMVYTPIYSYLIGRYGIDRVFNLTLLALITGGSSFFLLLTLFSGSTGLNAPAWIFYVAKLYTWLWYIALYSLFWNFTDGYFDIQDGKRLFPIFSSGTALGTSIGGGIVTVFAQVIATRYLFLIWAAIALLTLPVLYNIKQNLHRLDEEPEEAIATENFWQQNKKVVGIITQSRYIMVLTSIFFTTLILTTLNEYLYLNIFESQGSVEQIASLLGLLFLLTNLFNIGVNLFLFNRLVLSIGVRNVALIQPAVYLIAFLLFSLQGGYPAALFGFFAYQGILTSIEYNNQNFLFNAIPAQVKQQVRTFIEGLCEPMATIVIGGFLLIFSRSLSPAALSTVGLGIVAIFWLLVLIVREDYLRAMVTLLREGWLDFSLARQAKLTLSPQESRQLVLDLPSLPTHTLLSALRILWYNDRLLAVQALLDYLQTLPQKQWGQMKSIFSLMLSSQDYEVVRMFYTWLDRQEVSLHFSLLEELGYNNLISATTAHPLLESDDANVRGAAIVVSLNDWSLKARSHALQHLDRMLQGTEAEQQAAIRALGRSRQTRYTNLLLPYLSHPSTSLRREALDAIRYLADQESSRLLQPLLQAIRLGTADERCLALESLIKINDSSCVSPLLTLSQHLTPVEKRQAEDVVLQIGLKAIPAAIAIFQDTGQSYDARSMAARAISRLAFAQFEAIFPRLITTEIEQAYRFLHHQAILQATQDQRPGATVLTLMYQDGRETAVSFILEMLTLGGRLPDFELLRASLRSDNLKERGNAIETIEQGVSRAIFQALLPLLDSRNFRDRLPVGRDQSYDSAEEVLHQSLTSTHELERAAAVQAIWDQQDNASDRLRPMLHQSAQSGMVRETVMSLLFRASPSETQIPDRLNLVERIAQLSRGRFFAALSIRELEAIAQDATEVRYIDALLYQPGDPAEQVYYILSGIVYLDTGDRTEGDWFGEDCLYGQRDRTHTAKTQHLHALVISASSLLRAAETYPNIAIKLLETKLTVPSHAKR; from the coding sequence ATGGCTATCCAATCCTTTCTCCAGCGTGCCCTTAAAATTCGCGATCGCGAACTCGGGAAAGTCATCCGCTTTACCTTGCTTGGAGCCATGCTGCAAGCCGGTTTAGCCATTGGCATCAGCAGTGCTGATGCCCTTTTTATCGTAGAAGTAGGCTCGGTCAAGCTACCCATCGTTTACCTACTACTGCCCGTCGTCATGATGGTCTATACGCCCATCTACTCCTATTTGATTGGGCGCTATGGCATTGATCGAGTCTTTAATCTCACCCTGCTGGCGTTAATCACGGGTGGCAGCAGTTTTTTTCTTCTCCTCACCTTATTTTCAGGCAGCACTGGCTTAAACGCTCCCGCCTGGATTTTTTACGTGGCCAAGCTCTATACCTGGCTGTGGTACATCGCGCTCTATTCCCTATTTTGGAATTTTACCGATGGCTACTTTGATATCCAAGACGGAAAACGGTTATTCCCCATCTTCAGCAGCGGTACCGCCCTCGGCACCTCCATCGGCGGTGGCATCGTCACGGTATTCGCCCAAGTCATCGCCACCCGATACCTATTCCTAATCTGGGCGGCGATCGCCCTGCTCACCTTGCCAGTGCTGTACAACATTAAGCAGAACCTACATCGATTGGATGAAGAGCCCGAGGAAGCGATCGCCACCGAAAATTTCTGGCAGCAAAATAAAAAAGTGGTGGGAATCATCACCCAATCGCGCTACATCATGGTGCTGACCAGCATCTTCTTCACCACGCTGATCCTTACGACCTTAAATGAATACCTCTATCTAAATATTTTTGAATCCCAAGGCAGCGTTGAGCAGATCGCCTCTCTCCTAGGGCTACTGTTTTTGCTCACCAATCTGTTCAATATTGGGGTGAATCTATTTTTGTTCAATCGCCTGGTGCTTTCCATTGGCGTCCGCAACGTAGCGCTGATCCAGCCCGCTGTTTACCTAATCGCCTTCCTACTTTTTTCCCTGCAAGGCGGATATCCTGCAGCCCTGTTTGGATTTTTCGCCTACCAAGGAATTTTGACGTCGATTGAGTACAATAACCAAAACTTTTTGTTTAACGCCATTCCCGCCCAGGTGAAACAGCAGGTGCGCACCTTCATTGAGGGTTTATGTGAACCCATGGCGACGATCGTCATTGGCGGATTTTTGCTGATCTTTTCGCGATCGCTCAGTCCTGCTGCCCTTTCCACCGTAGGGTTGGGGATCGTGGCTATCTTTTGGCTCCTGGTGCTGATTGTGCGAGAAGACTATCTGCGGGCCATGGTGACCCTGCTGCGGGAAGGATGGCTAGACTTTTCCCTGGCCCGCCAGGCAAAGCTGACCTTAAGCCCCCAAGAGTCGCGACAGTTGGTGCTAGACCTGCCCAGTTTACCGACCCATACCTTGCTCTCTGCCCTACGGATTCTGTGGTACAACGATCGCTTACTTGCGGTGCAGGCCCTGCTCGATTATCTACAGACCTTGCCCCAAAAGCAATGGGGACAGATGAAATCTATTTTCTCCCTGATGCTCAGCAGTCAAGACTATGAGGTGGTGCGTATGTTTTATACATGGCTGGATCGTCAAGAGGTGTCGCTCCATTTCAGCCTGCTAGAAGAGCTGGGCTATAACAACTTAATTAGCGCAACGACCGCTCATCCGCTTCTAGAATCAGACGACGCTAATGTGCGGGGGGCAGCGATCGTCGTGTCGCTCAATGATTGGAGCCTCAAGGCCCGCAGTCATGCCTTGCAGCATCTCGATAGGATGCTCCAAGGCACCGAGGCCGAGCAACAGGCCGCCATTCGCGCCCTCGGGCGATCGCGTCAGACTCGCTATACCAATCTGCTGCTACCCTATCTTTCCCATCCCTCAACCTCCCTGCGCCGGGAAGCCCTCGATGCGATTCGCTACCTAGCTGACCAAGAGTCTAGCCGACTGCTCCAGCCGCTGCTCCAGGCCATTCGCCTAGGGACAGCCGATGAACGCTGCCTCGCCCTAGAGTCGTTGATCAAGATCAATGACTCCAGTTGCGTCTCGCCGCTGCTCACCCTCAGCCAACATCTCACACCGGTGGAAAAACGCCAGGCAGAAGATGTGGTGCTGCAGATTGGCTTGAAAGCTATCCCGGCGGCGATCGCCATCTTTCAGGATACAGGGCAATCCTACGATGCGCGATCGATGGCCGCACGGGCCATTAGCCGTCTAGCCTTTGCCCAGTTTGAAGCCATTTTTCCTCGGCTGATTACCACGGAGATTGAGCAAGCCTACCGCTTCCTGCACCATCAAGCGATCCTTCAGGCCACCCAAGACCAGCGCCCCGGCGCAACCGTGTTGACGCTGATGTATCAAGATGGTCGCGAAACGGCGGTTAGCTTTATCTTGGAAATGCTCACCCTAGGCGGACGGCTCCCCGACTTTGAACTGCTGCGAGCCTCTCTGCGATCCGACAACCTCAAAGAGCGCGGTAATGCCATTGAAACCATTGAGCAGGGCGTTAGTCGCGCCATTTTCCAAGCGCTGCTGCCCCTGCTGGACTCCCGCAACTTCCGCGATCGCCTTCCTGTGGGACGCGACCAGTCCTATGACTCCGCCGAGGAGGTGCTCCACCAGTCGCTGACCAGTACCCATGAGCTGGAGCGGGCAGCGGCGGTGCAGGCGATCTGGGATCAGCAAGACAATGCTAGCGATCGCCTGCGCCCCATGCTGCACCAGTCTGCCCAGAGTGGCATGGTTCGCGAGACGGTGATGTCGCTCCTCTTTCGAGCATCGCCCTCCGAAACTCAGATCCCAGACCGCCTGAACCTGGTTGAACGCATTGCCCAGCTATCGCGAGGACGATTTTTCGCCGCCCTCAGTATCCGGGAGCTAGAAGCCATTGCGCAGGATGCCACCGAGGTTCGGTATATCGACGCCTTGCTCTACCAGCCTGGGGATCCTGCCGAGCAGGTCTATTACATCTTGTCCGGCATCGTCTATCTCGACACCGGCGATCGCACAGAAGGGGACTGGTTTGGCGAAGACTGTTTATATGGCCAACGCGATCGCACCCATACCGCCAAGACCCAGCATCTCCATGCCCTAGTGATATCGGCCAGCTCCCTGCTGCGGGCCGCCGAGACCTACCCGAACATTGCCATCAAGCTGCTAGAAACCAAGCTCACCGTCCCATCCCATGCCAAACGTTAA
- a CDS encoding ABC transporter ATP-binding protein, which produces MDYLVVEHLTKQFQGHVAVHDLWLTMAQGEVLALLGPSGCGKSTTLQLVAGLLHPDAGVMYLDGRPMNHVPPERRDMALVLQRGLLFPHLTVGENVAFGLKMRGMNRVDRDKEAIAMLHRVQLQGFEHRRPSELSGGQAQRVALARSLVIGPKLLLLDEPLSALDANLREEMQDLILSLQAQTQVTMLIVTHDQAEATVMAQRIALMFDGKLRQVDAPERLYRYPCDEATARFMGGVNFFTVQAEQHQWHLPSGERLTSTLAHQGPLRVTLRPEALKLYTDDAHLPDVPGNCLQGKAIANRFTGTQRRITVAIAPNLNLQVWGSPTQDIALGQTVWLYIPPDALWGLPGEPCPSVVMPSPAVQS; this is translated from the coding sequence ATGGACTATCTTGTCGTTGAACATTTAACTAAACAGTTTCAGGGTCATGTTGCCGTGCATGACCTCTGGCTGACCATGGCTCAGGGAGAGGTGCTGGCCCTGCTGGGCCCGTCGGGCTGCGGCAAGTCTACGACGCTGCAACTGGTGGCTGGATTGCTGCACCCCGATGCGGGAGTCATGTATTTAGATGGCCGTCCGATGAACCACGTACCGCCAGAGCGGCGGGATATGGCCCTGGTGCTGCAGCGCGGCTTGCTGTTTCCCCATCTCACCGTGGGGGAAAATGTCGCCTTTGGGCTGAAGATGCGCGGCATGAATCGGGTGGATCGAGACAAGGAAGCGATCGCCATGCTGCATCGAGTACAGCTCCAAGGCTTTGAACATCGCAGGCCCTCAGAACTGTCTGGCGGTCAGGCCCAGCGGGTGGCCCTAGCGCGATCGCTGGTGATTGGCCCCAAACTGCTGCTGCTCGACGAGCCCCTCTCCGCCCTAGATGCCAACCTACGGGAAGAGATGCAGGACTTGATCCTCAGCCTACAGGCCCAGACCCAAGTCACCATGCTGATCGTCACCCACGACCAAGCCGAAGCCACGGTCATGGCCCAGCGCATTGCCCTGATGTTTGATGGAAAACTGCGCCAGGTGGATGCCCCCGAACGCCTCTATCGCTACCCCTGTGATGAAGCCACCGCCAGGTTTATGGGCGGCGTCAACTTCTTCACCGTCCAGGCCGAGCAGCACCAATGGCACCTGCCCAGCGGTGAACGCCTCACCAGCACCCTCGCCCACCAAGGGCCCCTGCGGGTGACCCTGCGACCCGAAGCGCTGAAGCTCTATACCGACGACGCCCACCTGCCCGACGTACCGGGCAATTGCCTTCAAGGAAAAGCGATCGCCAATCGATTTACCGGCACCCAGCGGCGCATCACCGTAGCGATCGCCCCCAACCTCAACCTGCAGGTCTGGGGATCTCCCACCCAAGACATCGCCCTCGGACAAACCGTCTGGTTATACATTCCGCCTGATGCCCTCTGGGGGCTACCTGGCGAACCCTGCCCGTCCGTCGTCATGCCATCCCCTGCCGTTCAGTCATGA
- a CDS encoding ABC transporter substrate-binding protein, whose product MSHRLLHRRQFLVLATAAGLATLTSNCNRPTATPSLDPTTASWDDVVAAARGSTVRWAMWGGSDVTNTYADQWVGDRLKTDYDITLNRIPLSDTVEAVNKVVGEVQAGLTSGGDIDLIWINGENFRTMKQGNLLYGPFTDLLPAMAYYDLENPAVLNDFGLPIDGYEAPYTGSYYIMAKDSSRVDATPQSFADLLDWAKANPGRFAYVAPPAFDGSRFLLTVLYGVTGGYEQYAGADFNEALWEQNAPQVVAYLKELKPYLWRSGDTYPPTQTRLNELFANGEIWMLPIFISRVVEGLTTGQFPDSTTAFSLPGASLNDPSFTAIPINAGNPAGGMVLANLLSSPEGQLEKFKPEVWGDPPLLAVEKLPPELQAQFAQVTADYGLPLQELTENTVPLVNAEYTTRLENLWETELAG is encoded by the coding sequence ATGTCCCACCGTTTACTGCATCGCCGTCAATTTCTTGTCCTAGCCACCGCCGCCGGCCTAGCCACCCTCACCAGCAACTGCAATCGCCCAACCGCTACCCCCAGCCTCGACCCCACCACCGCATCCTGGGATGACGTCGTGGCAGCAGCCCGAGGCAGCACCGTGCGCTGGGCCATGTGGGGCGGCAGTGATGTCACCAACACCTACGCCGACCAATGGGTGGGCGATCGCCTCAAAACCGACTACGACATCACCCTGAATCGCATCCCCCTCAGCGACACCGTAGAAGCCGTCAATAAAGTAGTAGGCGAAGTGCAGGCTGGACTCACCAGCGGCGGCGATATTGATCTAATTTGGATCAATGGGGAGAACTTCCGCACTATGAAGCAAGGCAACCTGCTCTATGGCCCGTTCACAGACCTCCTGCCCGCCATGGCCTACTACGACTTGGAAAACCCCGCCGTTCTCAATGACTTTGGTCTACCCATTGATGGCTACGAAGCGCCCTACACCGGCTCCTACTACATCATGGCCAAAGACAGTAGCCGGGTTGATGCCACGCCGCAAAGCTTCGCCGACTTACTGGATTGGGCCAAGGCCAACCCCGGCCGCTTTGCCTACGTCGCCCCGCCCGCCTTCGATGGCAGCCGCTTTTTACTCACCGTCCTCTACGGCGTTACCGGCGGCTATGAGCAATATGCCGGGGCAGACTTCAACGAAGCGCTGTGGGAGCAAAACGCGCCACAAGTTGTGGCCTACCTAAAAGAACTGAAACCCTACCTCTGGCGCAGCGGCGATACCTATCCCCCCACCCAAACCCGGCTAAACGAACTGTTTGCCAACGGTGAAATTTGGATGCTGCCGATCTTTATTTCGCGGGTGGTCGAAGGGTTAACCACCGGACAGTTTCCCGACAGCACCACCGCCTTCAGTTTGCCAGGAGCTTCCCTGAATGACCCATCCTTCACCGCCATTCCCATCAATGCAGGCAATCCCGCCGGGGGCATGGTGTTGGCCAATCTCCTATCCAGCCCTGAGGGGCAACTGGAGAAATTTAAGCCCGAGGTTTGGGGCGATCCACCGCTGCTGGCTGTGGAAAAGCTTCCCCCAGAGCTGCAGGCCCAATTTGCCCAAGTAACAGCCGACTATGGCCTACCTCTGCAAGAGCTGACGGAGAACACCGTGCCCTTGGTTAATGCCGAATACACCACCCGCCTAGAAAATCTCTGGGAAACAGAACTGGCTGGGTAA
- a CDS encoding radical SAM protein — protein MVFQERASRDRGVIQDNRLMELHLYPGNRCNRDCDFCTVFGSPKGWYHDYTSDHLDAVLRTVILHDLGAVKFYGGEPTLNADNVIWAIAYLRDHGFTGAIVIYSNGIQADRLLAILTSDPLGKTTASLNYSIATGDGAPQMPLTSLHKLEAYETEHPGAIAIGHPDIVDSGRGIDPFTGQESRPKASHTCPHCYPVLKTDGTVHACPFAVENPAPHFQLGDLSSDPEAIAQNFRAFFTWLEQVHEPYAVDHNLPACTVCGSHLDDLPTPQFLEPAATPSHP, from the coding sequence ATGGTCTTTCAAGAACGAGCCTCCCGCGATCGCGGCGTGATTCAAGATAACCGCCTGATGGAGCTGCATCTCTATCCCGGCAATCGCTGCAACCGCGACTGCGACTTTTGTACCGTCTTTGGCTCCCCCAAAGGCTGGTACCACGACTACACCAGCGACCACCTTGATGCCGTCCTGCGCACCGTGATCTTGCATGATTTGGGAGCGGTGAAATTCTACGGCGGTGAACCTACGCTGAATGCTGATAACGTCATCTGGGCGATCGCTTATCTGCGAGACCATGGATTCACCGGCGCGATCGTCATCTATTCCAACGGCATCCAGGCCGATCGCCTCTTGGCCATCCTCACATCCGATCCCCTCGGTAAAACCACCGCCTCCCTCAACTACTCCATCGCCACCGGTGATGGAGCGCCCCAAATGCCCTTGACGTCTCTCCATAAGCTAGAAGCCTATGAGACAGAGCATCCGGGAGCGATCGCTATTGGTCATCCCGATATCGTCGATTCAGGGCGAGGCATTGATCCCTTTACTGGGCAAGAATCGCGCCCCAAAGCTAGTCACACATGCCCCCATTGCTACCCGGTGTTAAAAACCGACGGCACCGTCCATGCCTGCCCCTTTGCGGTGGAGAATCCGGCTCCGCATTTTCAGCTCGGCGATCTGTCCAGCGATCCAGAGGCGATCGCCCAGAACTTCCGTGCCTTCTTTACGTGGCTAGAGCAGGTGCATGAACCCTATGCCGTCGACCATAACCTACCGGCCTGTACCGTTTGCGGCTCCCACTTGGATGACCTGCCCACACCCCAGTTCCTAGAACCCGCCGCTACACCCTCTCATCCCTAA